A stretch of DNA from Rhizobium rhododendri:
CCATTGATGTCTATCTTTCGTTTCCCCGTGGAGATCACGACTCCCGGCATTCTCAATGTAACATGTCTGCCTGCCATTTGCTCGAAATGATTAAAAAGAAATCATTATGTTGAATATGTAGGCAATTCGCCGTTTTCCGCAAGGGAAATCGTGGTGATATTGTGGCGTAAATTTACGCTGACAGATCATTGTCAGCGTTGTGCCGGCCTATGCCGTGAGCGAAGCGAACCGGAAGATGCGCTTCCATGCGGAAAAGGCCGCAGATGTCGCCACCAGCGCAGCGCGCTGGCCTCTTTAATATGTGAATTTTAGAATATTCTGGTTAAAGAAGTGTGCCAACCGCTGGAAGATGGCGTTGCGAAGGGGTTGGCGCAGAAACTGGCATAGCAAATGCATGTCTCTTGGCAAACGTGGACGGCCACGATCCGAGGCCGCCGACGCCGATAGACTTTACTGACCTTAGCTTCGTAAACCTATGAGAGGTTCGCCATGACGAAATATAAACTCGAGTACATCTGGCTCGACGGTTACACGCCGGTTCCCAATCTGCGCGGCAAGACGCAGATCAAGGAATTCGCCGCATTCCCAACTCTCGAGGAACTGCCTCTCTGGGGTTTCGACGGATCGTCGACGATGCAGGCCGAAGGCCGCAGCTCCGATTGCGTGCTGAAGCCCGTTGCCGTTTTTCCGGACAGTGAGCGCTTGAACGGCGTTCTCGTCATGTGCGAAGTCATGATGCCGGACGGCGTCACGCCGCATCCTAGCAATTCCCGCGCTACCATCCTCGACGATGCCGGCGCCTGGTTCGGCTTCGAGCAGGAATACTTCTTCTACGAGAACGGCCGTCCGCTGGGCTTCCCAGAAGCCGGCTATCCTGCTCCGCAGGGTCCTTACTACACGGGCGTCGGCTATTCGAACGTTGGCAGCATCGCGCGCCAGATCGTCGAAGAGCACCTCGACATCTGCCTTGCAGCCGGTATCAACCACGAAGGCATCAACGCCGAAGTGGCGAAGGGTCAGTGGGAATTCCAGATCTTCGGCAAGGGCTCCAAGCGCGCCGCCGACGAAATGTGGATAGCCCGCTACCTGCTGCAGCGCCTGACCGAAAAGTACGGCGTCGATATCGAATATCACTGCAAGCCGCTCGGCGACACAGACTGGAACGGCTCGGGCATGCACGCCAACTTCTCGACCGCCTACATGCGCGAAGTCGGCGGCAAGGCCTATTTCGAAGCCCTGATGGCAGCCTTCGAAAAGAACCTGATGGACCACATCAATGTCTACGGTCCTGACAACGACAAGCGCCTCACCGGCAAGCACGAAACTGCTCCGTGGAACAAGTTCTCCTACGGCGTTGCCGACCGTGGTGCATCGATCCGCGTGCCGCACTCGTTCATCAAGAACGACTACAAGGGCTACCTCGAAGATCGCCGCCCGAACTCGCAGGGCGACCCCTACCAGATCGCTTCGCAGATCCTGAAGACCATTGCAGAAGTTCCGACCGAAGGCAGCGTCTCCGCCGCCGCATAAGGTTAGTCTGTTGCGTCATCGATGGGCCGCCTCCTGAAAGGGTCGCGGCCCATTTTTTTGTTTATTGGCGGTACAAGGCGAACTGGTCGCGTCCTGCCGATTTCGCCCGGTACAGTGCGTCGTCGACATTCTTCAGAAGCGTCTGCCGATCATTGCCGGCCTCCGGTGCCACGGCCGCTCCGACGCTGACGCTGACGCGGATCATTTCCCCCTCGATCACAAAAGGCTCGCGGAAGGCCCCGACCACCCGTTCCGCCAATGCGGCTGTTGCTCTGGGGCTGCCGAGTTCCGGAGAGAAGATGGCAAACTCGTCGCCGCCCATGCGCACGGCGATGTCGCTCGAGCGGATGACTGCGCGGATGCGCTCCGCCCCCTGGCGCAGGATATCGTCGCCGCCGTGATGGCCGAGCCGGTCATTGATCGCCTTGAACCCGTCAAGGTCGATATAGAGCGCTCCGAACGGGCGGTCGGATTCGAGGGCCTTTGTCAAAGCGCTATCGACGAAGGCCGGCAGCGCCGATCGGTTGAAGAAACCGGTGAGCGGGTCCGTCATCGCCGCCGTGCGGAGATCCTGCTCGGTGAGCGACATGACGATATTCGACTTTTGCAGCCGCAACAGAGCGCTGGCGACCACCGCAAAGTTTCGCAATGTCTCGATCTGCAAGACGTCGAGCTCGCGCGGATGGGTGTCGAGAATACAGAATGCGCCCACTGCCAACCCCGGATCGAGCTCGACCGGTGCTCCTGCATAAAAGCGGAAAAAGGGATCGCCGTCGACGAAGGGGAGATGCCTGAGCTCGGGATCTTCCTTCAGATCGGGGACGACGAGCAGGTCGTTGCCGTAGACGACCCGTGTGCAGATCGACTGGTCGCGGCCGCAATCGCCGAGCACCAGGCCCGCCTGACCGGCTATGCGAAGCCAGTCCTCCTCTACGATGTTGATGGCCGCAAAGGCAGTTCCGAAAACATTGCGGGCAAGTCCTGCCAGAGCTTCCATTTCGGTGGTCGCGCCACCGCGTGCAGAACTCAGGGAACGGACGGCAATCAGCCGTTCCGCCTCGTTGTCTGGCTTCAGCCCAAGTCCTTGCACCCTTTCCTCCACCGCTTTTCGCCTGCTTTAGACATAAGGCAGATATCATGGAAAGGTAGAGGGCGCGGTTGTGCCATTCCGGTTACCTCGCCAAGAGACCGTTAACCAACTGCGCGTAAACAGGGAGCAGTAAACGAGGGTTTTGAGTCGCATGGCGTCGAAGTTGAGTGAACTGCTGAGTGTCGTTGGCAATGGCAATATCGTGGTGTTTCCGGTGGCAAGTCGTGCGGGTGATATCGAGCGTTGTGCGCGTGAACTGGACGACAAGCATGGCACCGACGCTGTCGATTACTGGAAAACTGAATGCCGAAGGTTGGCCGCGCAGCTGACGGCGGTGGGTCTTTCCGAGGATGACGTCCGCCGCCAGGTGATGCTGTTCCAGGACGAGGTACAGGCCGAGCTCGTGCGGCGCCACCAAGATCGCCAGCACGTCGAGGCGCCGGCCGAAAAGCAGGGCTGATCTCGCCTGAGAGTTTAACGTGTCGTCGAGCCGGTGGTCGACAGCAACGGGTACGATGCTGTAGCCTTGGGGTCGGCAGTTGGCATCAGCCTCCGCTACAGTCGAGAAATTACCATGAGCCTGATCTACGTCCTGAACGGCCCCAACTTGAACCTGCTCGGCAAGCGCCAGCCGGAGGTCTATGGCCATGAGACCCTGTCGATGGTGGAAGCCGATTGCCACCGGGTGGCGCAGGAGTTCGGCCATACGATCCGCTTCGAGCAGAGCAACCGGGAATACGAGATTATCGACTGGATCCATGCGGCCCGCGACGAGGCGGCTGCCATCGTCATCAATCCGGCCGCATTCACCCACACGTCAGTTGCCATCCTCGACGCGCTGAACGCCTTTGACGGCCTGGTGATCGAAGTGCACATTTCGAATGTTCACAAGCGCGAGGAATTTCGGCACCATAGCTTCGTGTCGAGCCGCGCAGACGGCGTTATTGCCGGTCTCGGTACGGAAGGCTATCAACTGGCCATCCGCAGGATCAGCTCGCTGCTGAAGACCTAGTGTCTTGCTGCAGCAAACCTGAAAAAGCCAGCCGACTTTAAATCAGCCCGCCTTGAGTTCCTCTGCCTTGACCTCTGGGGCGTCGAAGATTTCCTCGAGCAGCGCCAGGACCTTGCGAACACTTTCCGAATTGACGGTGTAGTAGACCGTCTGCGCATCGCGGCGGGTCTTCACCATGTGGGCCGAGCGAAGCTTCGCGAGGTGCTGCGACAGCGCCGACTGGCTAAGCCCGATCATATCGGCCAATGCGCCGACCGGCATTTCGCCCCGCGTCAGGATATCGAGAACACGCAGCCGCTGCTCGTTGGCCATAGCGCTCAGGAACGTTGACTTTTGCTCGAAGATAGGGTTTTCCAAAATGAAATTCCTTGAAAATTTGTTTAAAAATTAGCATCCGGACCTAATAAAGTCCAATCTAAAATGTCGGACTGATTAACGTGAGCGCATTTAACCACTTTTACGCGTGCTAATTGTGTACTCTACCCCAGAACCATGCCGCTTGTCTCCCGTTGGCCCTGCTGGGGAGGCGATCTCGGCAGATATTTTTGGGACATCTCTCATACAGGCTTGAAGGCATTTGGCCCAACAGACCTTTTTGCCCGAGGTTGTCCGACCAGCTTTCCTCGAAAAATGGGAACCTATCCAATAGGTCGTCGTTCGATTTTCAGGCTCCACCGCCTGAACCTTCGAAAGGACCTCCCCATGCGCGCACTCTGCTGGCACGGCAAAGAAGACATCCGTTGCGACACTGTTCCGGATCCGAAAATTCTCCATTCCCGCGATGCAATCATCAAGGTCACAAGCTGCGCCATCTGCGGCTCTGATCTCCATCTCATGGGCGGCTTTGCGCCCGGCATGAAGTCGGGCGACGTGATGGGCCACGAGACTATGGGAGAAGTGGTCGAAGTCGGCTCGGACAACAAAAAGCTCAAAGTGGGCGACAGGATCGTCGTGCCATTCACCATCGGCTGCGGTGAATGCCGCATGTGCCAGTCGGGCATGTGGTCGCTGTGCGAACGCTCCAATCCTGCTGGCGCCGAACAGGCCAAGCAGATGGGCTATGCCACTGCCGGCCTTTTCGGCTTCTCTCATCTCTATGGCGGGTTCCCGGGCGGCCAGGCCGAATACCTCCGCGTTCCCTATGCCGATGTCGGGCCGATCAAGGTGCCGGAAGGTCTCTCCGACGAACAGGTGCTCTTCCTGTCGGATATCTTCCCGACGGGCTACCAGGCGGCCGAGAACTGCAACATCCAGCGCGGTGACACCGTTGCCGTCTTCGGCTGCGGACCGGTCGGCCTGTTCGCCATCAAGTCGGCTTTCATGCTCGGTGCCGAGCGCGTTATCGCTATCGACACCGTTCCGGAACGCCTGGCGCTGGCTCGCCAGTCAGGCGCCGAGACGCTCGATTATGCGGCAGGTAACCTCCAGCAGCGCATCGTCGAAATGACCAACGGCAAGGGACCGGATTCGGTCATCGAAGCCGTCGGCATGGAAAGCCATGGCGAAGGCGGAATCATGGAAACCCTGCAGACCGACCTCACTTCGATGGAGCGGCCCTATGCACTGCAGCAGGCAATCATGGCCTGCCGTCCCGGGGGCACGGTGTCGCTGCCCGGCGTCTTCGTCGGCGCGGCTGTTCCGGTTGCGCTCGGTGCGGCGTTCGGCAAGGCGCTCACCTTCAAGATGGGCCAGACTCATGTCCAGCGCCATCTCGAGCCGTTGATGAAGCGCATCCTCGAGGGTGAGATCGATCCGTCGTTCATTATCACCCATCGCATCGGCCTCGAAGACGGTCCGGAAGCCTACAAGACCTTCCGCGACAAGAAAGATGGCTGCGTCAAGGTGGTCATCCACCCTAATGCCTGACCGATTTTCACAGGGCGGCCCTTGCTTGGGGTCGCCCTGCCCCTTTAAACCTCGGAGATAGTCTTTTCCGGGGATGCCCATGCCACTCGACGTCGTCATCGCCAATGCCCGCCTGCCCGGCGAACCGACGCCCGTGGACGTCGGTGTCGCCAACGGCCTGATCGCCGCGATCGCTCCCTCCCTCACATTCGAAGGCCCTGTCGAAAATGCCAGCGGCGGATATCTCTGCAGCGGGTTCGTCGACAGCCACATCCATCTCGACAAGGCCGGCATCCTCGGTAGATGCACCATCTGCGAGGGGACGCTTGCCGAAGCAGTGCGGGAAACGGCGCGGGCGAAAGCCGGCTTTACCGTCGAGGACGTCTATGCCCGCGCAGCCATCGTGCTGGAGCGCGCTATCCTGCAGGGAACGACCCTTCTGCGCACTTTTGTCGAGATCGACCCTCGCGCCGGGTTTCGCTCTTTCGATGCTATCCGCCAGCTGAAAGCGGACTATGCATGGGCCATCGATATCGAGATCTGCGCCTTTGCGCAGGAGGGGCTGACACAGGAGCCGGAAACCGAGGCTATGCTGGCGCAGGCGCTTGCCGACGGCGCTGATCTGGTCGGTGGCTGTCCCTACACCGATCCCGACCCCACGGAGCATATCCGCCGTATCTTCGATCTCGCGGAGCGTTTCGGCACAGCGGTGGACTTCCACCTCGATTTCGATCTGGACCCGGAGAACTCCAACCTTCCCTCGGTGATTTCAGAGACGATGGCGCGCGGTTACAGTGGGCGGGTCTCGGTCGGCCATGTGACCAAGCTTTCGGCAATGCCGCCGCAGGCGGTTTCCGAGATCGGTAGCCGGCTAGCCGACGCCGGTGTGGCAGTGACGGTGCTGCCGTCAACAGACCTCTTCCTGACCGGCCGCGACCGGGATCATCTGGTGCCGCGCGGCGTCGCCCCGGCGCTGGATCTGTCAACGCTCGGCGTGGTGACATCGATCGCCACCAACAATGTCATGAACCCTTTCACCCCCTATGGCGATGCGTCGCTGATCCGTATGGCCAATCTCTACGCCAATGTGGCGCAGGTTTCGCTCGATGCGGACATGCTGGGCGTCTTTGCAATGGTCACCGACGGCGCTGCGCGGTTGATGGGGCGGGAGCGTCATATAAAAATCGGCGCGCCGGCCGACATGATCCTCATCGATGGTAACGATCCGGCTGAGATCGTTCGCGAAATCAGGCCGGTACTGGCTGGCTGGAAAGGCGGCCGCAAGACTTTCGAGCGGCCGCGCGGACGGCTGATCAGGCCTTGACCTCCGCTCAAAGCACGCCCCAGCCTCGGTAGCGCCCGCGCCCGGTCATTTCGCGGATGCCGAGATCGGCGACAAGGTTGAGGGCGCCGCGCGGGGTAATACCGGCATGGCGGGCGACCATGCCGGCTGAGACGATCGGTCGCGACAGTACGAGGTCGATGGTTGCCGGCAGGCTGCTGTTGGAGCGGCGATCCTTGAGCCGTCGTTCCATCTGCGTCCTTGCCAGCGTCAGCCGGTCCAGTTCCTTCAGCCCCGCCTCGGCCGCCTCCGCCATCGCCTCGAGAAAAGCGGTCAGCCGCGTGAGGCGGTCGGGTGCGCGCCGTCGCTCGAAGCGGATGGCCTTCATCCCGACATTGAGGCAGAACAGGTGGGAGGTCACCTTGCCGCGCGACCGGAGATAGCTGGCCGTCAGAAGCCCCCCAAGCCAGTGCTGCCGACGCAGCGGCTCAAGGCGTTCCCAGGCATCGTAAAGCACCGCTGCGCCCAGTGCAGGCGGCATCCCGTCTGCATCACCGATCACGGAACGCCATTCGCGCAGGCGCTCGCTTTCATCCCATTCATCGTCGTGGATCAGGCCCAGCGGATCGTCATCTACGGCTGCCTTGGTTTCCGGCGCGCGGCCTTTGGTCTCCTCCAGAAGCCGGTCCGAGCGGGCCAGCACCGCATCGATCGCTGCCATCTCCAGGCTGAAGGCATCTTCGGCCCCGGTCTCCGACTCGGGATCGGCGGTCGCAGTCGAAGCTTCGCTGCCGCCCGTCTCGCCCGATCCGCGCAAGGCTGCAATGCCGGCTGGATCGAGCCCCCAGCCGGGCTCCGCCTGCCACAGCCGGCGCCGCGTGCGGAGCAGCGCGTGGGCGATGGTCAGTTCATGGGTCGGCGTGCGGGCATCCATATGGGCGTCGTGCAGCACGAGATCCTCGACATGCACCAGTTCACCGCCAACCCAGAGAGCCGCGACGGCATCGAAGAAATGGCCGCGCTCGCGAAATCCGTCGCCGATGGCGTGGCGCAGCACCCGTTCGTCCAGCCGGGCCAACCGGTCTTCGGCATGAATGATGGCCGGAAGGAGGGCGGACATCTGTGCCGCAGAAAGCTCATATCGCATTGGAATCATTTCGCACGTGTCGATTGCCTGAAGCTAACACACGAGCTGGCTTCCAGGTAGTTGCCGGTCTCGTTTGTCCAATGCAAAGAAACTGCTTGACCCTCCAGTCGCTGGAAGGTTCATAAAGCGAAACCTCAACGGGGTTTGGAGTACTGCCATGGCATCGAACGCCCACCATCACGACGCGCATCATGGTCACTCCCATGCCTCCGGCAATGGCATGCAGCCCGTCACCCGCGATCCCGTCTGCGGCATGATCGTCGATCCCGATGCGGGTAAGCCGCATCTGGCTTACGAAGGCCGCACATACCATTTCTGCTGCAACGGATGCCGGACGAAATTCGAGGCTGACCCGGGTGCATTCCTGACGGCCCGAGACCCTGTTTGCGGCATGTCTGTCGACCGGGCGACGGCGGCGCATTTCCTGCGGCACGAGGGCGCGAAACACTATTTCTGCTCGGCCGGTTGCCAGGCGAAGTTCGAAGCCAACCCGGCAGCCTATGTCGATGGAGCGGCCCCTGCCGCTTCGGCAATGCCTGCGGGCACCCAGTACACCTGCCCGATGCACCCCGAAATCGTCAGCGACAAGCCCGGCGATTGCCCGAAATGCGGCATGGCGCTGGAGCCGATGGGCGTTCCGGCCGCAGACGAAGGCCCGAACCCGGAGCTTGCCGACTTCATGCGCCGGCTCTTTGTGAGTGTGGTCCTTGCTGTGCCATTACTTGTTCTCGGTATGGGGCCGATGGTCGGCCTGCCTTTCGACACCCTGATCGGCGAGCGCCTGACTGGCTGGATCGAGCTTCTGCTGGCAACGCCGGTGGTGGTCTGGGCTGCCCTGCCCTTTTTCCGCCGGGCCTGGAATTCGGTGCTCAACCGCAGCCCGAACATGTGGACCCTGATCGGTCTCGGCGTCGGCGCCGCTTATCTCTATAGCGTCGTCGCCCTGCTGGCGCCCGATCTTTTTCCGATGGCCATGACGGCCCATGGCACCGGCGTGCCGGTCTATTTCGAGGCTGCGGCCGTCGTCGTGGCGCTGGTGTTTGTCGGCCAGGTGCTCGAACTCAAGGCACGCGAACAGACCGGCTCTGCCATCCGCGCCCTGATGGCCCTCGCGCCTGACACGGCACAGCGGGTCGGGCCAGATGGCACGGACCAGACGGTGGCGCTCGATCTGGTGCGCCTCGGTGATCGCCTGCGGCTGCGTCCCGGCGAACGGGTGCCGGTCGATGGCACGGTTGCCGAAGGCAGCTCGACGGTCGATGAATCAATGATCTCGGGCGAGGCCCTGCCCGTCGAAAAGCAGGTTGGCGCAATGCTCACCGGCGGCACCATCAACGGTAACGGCACCATGGTGATGGTGGCCGAGAAGATCGGCGCCGATACGACGCTGTCGCGCATCGTCGGCATGGTGGCGCTGGCGCAGCGCACGCGAGCGCCGGTGCAGGGCATGGTCGATCGGGTCTCGGCGGTCTTTGTGCCGACTGTCGTACTGGCCGCTTTTTTCACCTTCGGCATCTGGATGACGGTCGGACCGGAACCTCGGCTTGCCCATGCGCTGATGGCGGCGGTTGCGGTACTGATCATCGCCTGCCCTTGCGCTCTGGGTCTGGCGACGCCGATGTCGGTGATGATCGCCACCGGCCGTGGCGCGCGCGAGGGGGTGCTCATCCGTGATGCCGAAGCGCTGGAGCGCTTTGCCGGCGTCGATACGCTGGTGATCGACAAGACGGGCACACTGACCGAGGGCAAGCCCGAGCTCACGGATATCATCGCCGTCGAGGGTATGACGGAGGACCGGCTGTTGCAGCTCGCTGCCGGTCTCGAACAGGGCTCCGAGCATCCACTGGCAGCAGCCATCCTCGAGGCCGCGAAGCGACGGGGCATCGCTGCGGCCGCCGTTGCCGACTTCAAGGCGACAACAGGCATGGGCATTGGCGGCATCATCGAGGCAACATCCGCTGGCCTCGGCAATGGGGCTATGATGGAGGCGCTGGGCGCCGATCCGGCACCGCTCCGCGACCGGGCAGAGAGCCTGCGCCGCGACGGCAGGACTGTGGTTTTCCTCGCCATCGACGGCAAGCTCGCCGGCCTGCTCGCTGTGGCCGACCGGATGAAGCCGACGGCCGGAGCAGCGATTGCTGCCCTGCACCGGAGCGGCCTGAAAATCATCATGGCGACGGGTGATGCGGCGGCGACGGCCGAGGCGGTCGCCCGGCAGTTGGGCATCGACGAGGTTCATGCCGGGCTGTTGCCGGAGGGCAAGAAGGCGCTGGTCGATGCGCTGCATTCCGCAGGCGCCCGGGTGGCGATGGCGGGCGACGGTATCAACGATGCGCCGGCGCTGGCCGCAGCCGATGTCGGCATTGCCATGGGCACCGGCGCAGATGTGGCGATGGAGAGCGCCGGCATCACGCTGGTGAAGGGCGATCTTGGCGGCATCCTCAGGGGCCGACGCCTGTCGCAGGCGACGATCCGCAACATCCGCCAGAACCTGATCTTCGCCTTCGGCTACAATGCGCTCGGCATTCCGCTGGCCGCAGGCAGTCTCTATCCGGTGTTCGGCCTGCTGCTGTCGCCGATGATCGCGGCAGCGGCCATGAGCCTGTCTTCCGTCTCGGTGATCGCCAATGCCCTCCGGCTGCGCCACGAAAAGCTTCAGGAGGCGACATGAACATCGGCGATGCATCGGACCGGTCGGGCCTGCCGGCAAAGACCATTCGCTACTACGAGGAGATCGGCCTTGTCAGCCCCGACCGCAGCAGCAACGGTTATCGCGACTACCGCGAGGCCGACATCCACAAGCTGCGCTTCCTGCAGCGCTCCCGGGGCCTCGGCTTCTCCGTCGAGGAATGCCGCCAGCTGCTGGCGCTCTATGGGGATCGCGACCGCGCCAGTGCCGACGTGCGCCAGATCGCCAGCGCCAAGCTCAGCGAGATCGACCGGAAGATCCGCGAATTGAGCGAGCTGCGCCGCACCCTCGAAACCCTGGTGCACGCCTGCCACGGCAACGACCGTCCGGATTGCCCGATCCTGGAAGAGCTCGCCGAGGGTCCGGGCGACGGGCAGCCCTCTTAGATCCAACGTCTCCCGACGATTTCTCCAGCCTGGCGCTTGCCGAATGCTGCTTTCGACCAAGATAGCGCGATTGGAGAAATTTAGACCATGGCGTTTTTCGAGAGCCTGCTGACGCTGCTGCTGGTGGCAATCGTATTCCTGCAGCCATCGCGCCGGCTGATGATTCCCTATCCGACGATGCTGGCTGTCGCCGGCCTGCTGGTGGCGACCCTTCCCTGGGCGCCGACGATCTCGATCGATCCGCAGCTGGCGCTCGCCATCTTCATCGCGCCGGCCCTGTTCGATGCCGCCTACGACCTGCCGCCGAGAGCGCTGCGTGAAAACTGGGTGCCGCTGATTTCGCTTGCCGCCATCGCTGTCATCCTGACGACGGCAGCCGTCGCCTTCGTCGGCGTTACCTTTGCCGGGCTGCCTGTTGCCGCTGCCATTGCGCTCGGAGCCATCGTCGCGCCGCCGGATGCTGCGGCGGCAAGCGCGATGCTCAGCCGGTTCGCATTGCCCCGCCGAACATTTGCGGTTTTGAAAGGCGAGAGCCTGCTCAACGATGCCGTGGCGCTGCTGATCTTCGGCGCTGCCGTGGCGTTTTCCACAGGCGGAAATTCTGCGTCCG
This window harbors:
- a CDS encoding RHE_PE00001 family protein encodes the protein MRYELSAAQMSALLPAIIHAEDRLARLDERVLRHAIGDGFRERGHFFDAVAALWVGGELVHVEDLVLHDAHMDARTPTHELTIAHALLRTRRRLWQAEPGWGLDPAGIAALRGSGETGGSEASTATADPESETGAEDAFSLEMAAIDAVLARSDRLLEETKGRAPETKAAVDDDPLGLIHDDEWDESERLREWRSVIGDADGMPPALGAAVLYDAWERLEPLRRQHWLGGLLTASYLRSRGKVTSHLFCLNVGMKAIRFERRRAPDRLTRLTAFLEAMAEAAEAGLKELDRLTLARTQMERRLKDRRSNSSLPATIDLVLSRPIVSAGMVARHAGITPRGALNLVADLGIREMTGRGRYRGWGVL
- the cueR gene encoding Cu(I)-responsive transcriptional regulator yields the protein MNIGDASDRSGLPAKTIRYYEEIGLVSPDRSSNGYRDYREADIHKLRFLQRSRGLGFSVEECRQLLALYGDRDRASADVRQIASAKLSEIDRKIRELSELRRTLETLVHACHGNDRPDCPILEELAEGPGDGQPS
- a CDS encoding amidohydrolase family protein yields the protein MPLDVVIANARLPGEPTPVDVGVANGLIAAIAPSLTFEGPVENASGGYLCSGFVDSHIHLDKAGILGRCTICEGTLAEAVRETARAKAGFTVEDVYARAAIVLERAILQGTTLLRTFVEIDPRAGFRSFDAIRQLKADYAWAIDIEICAFAQEGLTQEPETEAMLAQALADGADLVGGCPYTDPDPTEHIRRIFDLAERFGTAVDFHLDFDLDPENSNLPSVISETMARGYSGRVSVGHVTKLSAMPPQAVSEIGSRLADAGVAVTVLPSTDLFLTGRDRDHLVPRGVAPALDLSTLGVVTSIATNNVMNPFTPYGDASLIRMANLYANVAQVSLDADMLGVFAMVTDGAARLMGRERHIKIGAPADMILIDGNDPAEIVREIRPVLAGWKGGRKTFERPRGRLIRP
- the aroQ gene encoding type II 3-dehydroquinate dehydratase, giving the protein MSLIYVLNGPNLNLLGKRQPEVYGHETLSMVEADCHRVAQEFGHTIRFEQSNREYEIIDWIHAARDEAAAIVINPAAFTHTSVAILDALNAFDGLVIEVHISNVHKREEFRHHSFVSSRADGVIAGLGTEGYQLAIRRISSLLKT
- a CDS encoding sensor domain-containing diguanylate cyclase, with product MQGLGLKPDNEAERLIAVRSLSSARGGATTEMEALAGLARNVFGTAFAAINIVEEDWLRIAGQAGLVLGDCGRDQSICTRVVYGNDLLVVPDLKEDPELRHLPFVDGDPFFRFYAGAPVELDPGLAVGAFCILDTHPRELDVLQIETLRNFAVVASALLRLQKSNIVMSLTEQDLRTAAMTDPLTGFFNRSALPAFVDSALTKALESDRPFGALYIDLDGFKAINDRLGHHGGDDILRQGAERIRAVIRSSDIAVRMGGDEFAIFSPELGSPRATAALAERVVGAFREPFVIEGEMIRVSVSVGAAVAPEAGNDRQTLLKNVDDALYRAKSAGRDQFALYRQ
- a CDS encoding zinc-dependent alcohol dehydrogenase — protein: MRALCWHGKEDIRCDTVPDPKILHSRDAIIKVTSCAICGSDLHLMGGFAPGMKSGDVMGHETMGEVVEVGSDNKKLKVGDRIVVPFTIGCGECRMCQSGMWSLCERSNPAGAEQAKQMGYATAGLFGFSHLYGGFPGGQAEYLRVPYADVGPIKVPEGLSDEQVLFLSDIFPTGYQAAENCNIQRGDTVAVFGCGPVGLFAIKSAFMLGAERVIAIDTVPERLALARQSGAETLDYAAGNLQQRIVEMTNGKGPDSVIEAVGMESHGEGGIMETLQTDLTSMERPYALQQAIMACRPGGTVSLPGVFVGAAVPVALGAAFGKALTFKMGQTHVQRHLEPLMKRILEGEIDPSFIITHRIGLEDGPEAYKTFRDKKDGCVKVVIHPNA
- a CDS encoding glutamine synthetase beta-grasp domain-containing protein; the encoded protein is MTKYKLEYIWLDGYTPVPNLRGKTQIKEFAAFPTLEELPLWGFDGSSTMQAEGRSSDCVLKPVAVFPDSERLNGVLVMCEVMMPDGVTPHPSNSRATILDDAGAWFGFEQEYFFYENGRPLGFPEAGYPAPQGPYYTGVGYSNVGSIARQIVEEHLDICLAAGINHEGINAEVAKGQWEFQIFGKGSKRAADEMWIARYLLQRLTEKYGVDIEYHCKPLGDTDWNGSGMHANFSTAYMREVGGKAYFEALMAAFEKNLMDHINVYGPDNDKRLTGKHETAPWNKFSYGVADRGASIRVPHSFIKNDYKGYLEDRRPNSQGDPYQIASQILKTIAEVPTEGSVSAAA
- a CDS encoding heavy metal translocating P-type ATPase — encoded protein: MASNAHHHDAHHGHSHASGNGMQPVTRDPVCGMIVDPDAGKPHLAYEGRTYHFCCNGCRTKFEADPGAFLTARDPVCGMSVDRATAAHFLRHEGAKHYFCSAGCQAKFEANPAAYVDGAAPAASAMPAGTQYTCPMHPEIVSDKPGDCPKCGMALEPMGVPAADEGPNPELADFMRRLFVSVVLAVPLLVLGMGPMVGLPFDTLIGERLTGWIELLLATPVVVWAALPFFRRAWNSVLNRSPNMWTLIGLGVGAAYLYSVVALLAPDLFPMAMTAHGTGVPVYFEAAAVVVALVFVGQVLELKAREQTGSAIRALMALAPDTAQRVGPDGTDQTVALDLVRLGDRLRLRPGERVPVDGTVAEGSSTVDESMISGEALPVEKQVGAMLTGGTINGNGTMVMVAEKIGADTTLSRIVGMVALAQRTRAPVQGMVDRVSAVFVPTVVLAAFFTFGIWMTVGPEPRLAHALMAAVAVLIIACPCALGLATPMSVMIATGRGAREGVLIRDAEALERFAGVDTLVIDKTGTLTEGKPELTDIIAVEGMTEDRLLQLAAGLEQGSEHPLAAAILEAAKRRGIAAAAVADFKATTGMGIGGIIEATSAGLGNGAMMEALGADPAPLRDRAESLRRDGRTVVFLAIDGKLAGLLAVADRMKPTAGAAIAALHRSGLKIIMATGDAAATAEAVARQLGIDEVHAGLLPEGKKALVDALHSAGARVAMAGDGINDAPALAAADVGIAMGTGADVAMESAGITLVKGDLGGILRGRRLSQATIRNIRQNLIFAFGYNALGIPLAAGSLYPVFGLLLSPMIAAAAMSLSSVSVIANALRLRHEKLQEAT
- a CDS encoding DUF6074 family protein, which produces MASKLSELLSVVGNGNIVVFPVASRAGDIERCARELDDKHGTDAVDYWKTECRRLAAQLTAVGLSEDDVRRQVMLFQDEVQAELVRRHQDRQHVEAPAEKQG
- a CDS encoding ArsR/SmtB family transcription factor — translated: MENPIFEQKSTFLSAMANEQRLRVLDILTRGEMPVGALADMIGLSQSALSQHLAKLRSAHMVKTRRDAQTVYYTVNSESVRKVLALLEEIFDAPEVKAEELKAG